From the Desulfovibrio sp. UIB00 genome, one window contains:
- the argB gene encoding acetylglutamate kinase, translating to MKNATVVIKYGGHAMDKPDLSSAFATDLAQLSEQGMGFVVVHGGGPQISALLKRLNIESHFVDGLRVTDAATMEAAEMVLCGQVNKAVVNEFARQGVRAAGISGRDGGLLRARVKNPALGLVGTVEAVDPALPRCLLEGGFVPVVAPVASGPDGEALNINADTAAGALAGAIGAEYFVLISDVPGVLDADGRLIPSLNRKEIQKLRETGVITGGMIPKVEACLNALDAGCQRALILDGRSPSSLRRYLLDDAPLGTVVAN from the coding sequence ATGAAAAACGCTACAGTCGTTATCAAATACGGCGGTCACGCCATGGACAAGCCCGATCTCAGCTCTGCCTTTGCCACCGACCTTGCCCAGCTTTCCGAACAGGGCATGGGCTTTGTGGTGGTGCACGGCGGCGGCCCGCAGATTTCTGCCCTGCTCAAGCGCCTGAATATTGAGAGCCACTTTGTGGATGGCCTGCGCGTTACCGATGCCGCCACCATGGAAGCTGCAGAGATGGTGCTCTGCGGGCAGGTGAACAAGGCCGTGGTCAACGAATTTGCACGTCAGGGAGTACGCGCTGCGGGCATTTCAGGCCGCGACGGCGGCCTGCTGCGCGCAAGGGTGAAAAATCCCGCGCTCGGCCTGGTGGGCACGGTGGAAGCGGTCGATCCCGCCCTGCCCCGCTGCCTGCTGGAAGGCGGCTTTGTGCCCGTGGTGGCCCCTGTGGCCTCCGGCCCGGACGGCGAAGCCCTGAACATCAATGCCGACACCGCCGCAGGCGCGCTGGCAGGGGCCATCGGCGCGGAATATTTTGTGCTGATCTCTGATGTGCCCGGCGTGCTGGATGCTGACGGCAGGCTCATTCCCAGCCTCAACCGCAAGGAAATCCAGAAGCTGCGCGAGACCGGCGTCATCACCGGGGGCATGATCCCCAAGGTGGAAGCCTGCCTCAACGCTCTGGATGCTGGCTGCCAGCGTGCGCTCATTCTTGACGGGCGTTCGCCTTCAAGCCTGCGCCGCTACCTGCTTGACGATGCCCCGCTTGGGACGGTGGTCGCCAACTAG
- a CDS encoding rhodanese-like domain-containing protein — MRTAEVGIALYHGTDGTRRLLKVIAVLLVIACAETYIYWKFSAPTSKSAGESVALSPEAAREYVLKTEKLIIIDVRSQKEFSDGHIPNAVNMPLYAFQHLVKNIPQDSAVLLHCQYGYRALQAYKLFRRLRPDITNVRYAAGQVHFSFLQHEGQSGQ, encoded by the coding sequence ATGAGAACAGCAGAAGTCGGCATTGCCTTGTATCATGGTACTGATGGGACAAGGCGGCTACTGAAAGTTATTGCAGTTCTGCTTGTTATTGCATGTGCGGAAACATATATCTATTGGAAGTTTTCAGCGCCAACGAGCAAAAGTGCGGGCGAGTCTGTGGCCTTGTCGCCAGAAGCGGCTCGCGAGTATGTTTTAAAAACGGAAAAATTGATTATTATTGATGTGCGCAGTCAAAAAGAATTTTCAGATGGGCATATTCCAAACGCCGTTAACATGCCGCTATATGCTTTTCAGCATTTGGTAAAAAATATTCCGCAGGATTCTGCTGTGCTGTTGCACTGCCAGTATGGCTACAGGGCGCTCCAGGCATACAAGCTGTTCAGGCGGTTACGGCCAGACATTACGAATGTCCGTTACGCAGCGGGACAGGTGCATTTTTCATTTTTGCAGCACGAAGGTCAGTCAGGTCAGTAA
- a CDS encoding HD domain-containing protein, translated as MSESKSNNGDFPAMDVSADRLDRIVDFFNEVGMLRHTPRTGYAFLGTGQENVAEHSYRVSVMGYVLARMCDMDPARVTYLCLFHDLHEARTGDLNYVNHRYAQCQARKALEDCVDGTGLEGDVLPLWDELEEEASREAILAHDADQLDLICNLKAELDKGNAFAAQWLESAVKRLRSPAAQQVAEAVLRADHNRWWYGQVEREWWVRRGR; from the coding sequence ATGAGTGAATCCAAGAGCAACAACGGCGATTTCCCGGCTATGGACGTGAGCGCGGATCGGCTTGACCGGATTGTGGATTTTTTTAACGAAGTCGGCATGCTGCGGCATACGCCCCGCACGGGTTACGCCTTTTTGGGCACCGGGCAGGAGAACGTGGCCGAACATTCCTACCGGGTGAGCGTCATGGGCTACGTGCTGGCCCGCATGTGCGATATGGATCCAGCGCGTGTGACGTATCTTTGCCTGTTCCATGATTTGCACGAGGCGCGCACGGGCGATCTGAACTACGTGAACCACCGCTATGCGCAGTGTCAGGCCCGCAAGGCGCTGGAAGACTGCGTGGACGGAACAGGGCTTGAGGGAGACGTGCTGCCCCTTTGGGACGAGCTGGAGGAAGAAGCCAGCCGTGAGGCCATTCTGGCGCACGATGCCGACCAGCTTGATCTTATCTGCAATCTCAAGGCCGAGCTGGACAAGGGCAATGCCTTTGCCGCCCAGTGGCTGGAAAGTGCGGTCAAACGTCTGCGCAGCCCTGCGGCGCAGCAGGTGGCTGAGGCAGTGCTGCGCGCGGATCACAACCGCTGGTGGTATGGACAGGTTGAGCGGGAATGGTGGGTGCGGCGCGGTCGTTAA
- a CDS encoding HdeA/HdeB family chaperone, with the protein MKKYMLAALTVFMLGAAPFAAHAAEQDVAKITCKDFLADKQNISMMVMWIDGYMSGKSGNTSISDQWMEKLGTHLGTYCAKNPAKTIMDAIEAVPE; encoded by the coding sequence ATGAAAAAGTATATGTTGGCTGCATTGACTGTTTTTATGCTGGGCGCTGCCCCCTTTGCAGCACATGCAGCAGAACAGGATGTGGCAAAAATCACCTGCAAAGACTTTCTGGCTGACAAGCAGAACATAAGCATGATGGTGATGTGGATTGACGGTTACATGAGCGGCAAAAGCGGCAATACCTCCATCAGCGATCAGTGGATGGAAAAGCTGGGTACCCATCTGGGCACCTACTGCGCGAAAAATCCTGCCAAAACCATTATGGACGCCATCGAAGCCGTACCGGAATAA
- a CDS encoding clostripain-related cysteine peptidase → MPKNSIRYLRCAVCILPMLLLFTCPDGARAEETWAVYWYLCGSNLESEDGAASADLAELLKARLPDNVKVVIQTGGASKWHRPDISPKNISRYLYHKGKLELVAKLPQASMGDEKTLTSFLAFCKENYSADHQVFIFWDHGGGSIGGVANDENYAFDALSLREINNSFKQVHTASVDRPPFEIIGFDACLMATLDTASAVSGFGRYMVASQEVEPANGWQYTEWVNALGTNTSIGPEALGKAICDTYLEGCKEAQTAGNATLSLIDLARIPFVNLAYNALGLEAVSLAMDDDSFYAAYGRQAKASENYVNSRSEGYTNMVDLGSLVRRLKTALPEFAPYFLDALGEAVVYTVHGPYRSPSGLSCYYPFDGGKAGFSSMMRAGNITTFLVLSGLQLGFLDTDSAVKHLERISADISAALEREENIPEGTSAPAAPTPLPAPQTQGSAQSLWAPLQSGLSAILGGQRADGQSPGSVAALLGQAASAVVASVAPLKPLDITALEDFEVTVGDGGEALLNLGTERVKFLDSVQFYLAYYSIEDNLIMLLGKDADMEADWTAGVFKDNFQGRWAALDDHLVFLEITHQDDGVNHYVVPIKLNGVRCNLIVVYDFAEKEYKILGARRVQEGEMTDKALIRLKAGDKVTTILLAMQMDDEDGEFQEVEVDTFTLGKKVVFADTDMGDGQFMFMFEMTDVQNNAATSQIVTIEVKDGVAVYSN, encoded by the coding sequence ATGCCGAAAAACAGTATCCGTTACCTCCGCTGCGCAGTCTGTATTTTGCCAATGCTGCTGCTCTTTACCTGCCCCGATGGAGCCCGTGCGGAAGAAACGTGGGCTGTGTACTGGTATCTTTGCGGCAGCAACCTTGAGTCAGAAGACGGCGCGGCCTCTGCCGATCTGGCAGAGCTGCTCAAGGCTCGCCTGCCGGATAATGTGAAGGTGGTCATTCAGACCGGGGGGGCCAGCAAATGGCACAGGCCCGACATCAGCCCCAAAAACATCAGCCGCTACCTTTACCACAAAGGAAAACTTGAGCTGGTGGCAAAGCTGCCGCAGGCAAGCATGGGGGATGAAAAAACGCTGACCTCCTTTCTTGCCTTTTGCAAAGAAAATTACAGCGCGGATCATCAGGTTTTCATTTTTTGGGATCACGGCGGCGGCAGCATCGGCGGCGTAGCCAATGACGAGAATTATGCATTTGACGCCCTGTCCCTCAGGGAAATCAATAATTCCTTCAAGCAGGTACATACGGCCTCAGTTGACCGCCCGCCATTTGAAATCATCGGCTTTGACGCCTGCCTGATGGCTACGCTGGACACAGCCAGCGCTGTAAGCGGTTTTGGCCGATACATGGTGGCATCGCAAGAGGTGGAGCCAGCCAACGGCTGGCAGTACACAGAATGGGTGAACGCTCTTGGGACAAACACATCCATAGGCCCGGAAGCGTTGGGCAAGGCTATCTGTGATACCTATCTTGAGGGCTGCAAGGAAGCGCAAACAGCGGGAAACGCCACGCTTTCGCTCATTGATCTTGCCAGGATCCCGTTCGTTAATCTTGCTTACAACGCGCTCGGCCTTGAAGCTGTTTCCCTCGCCATGGATGACGACAGCTTTTACGCCGCCTACGGCAGGCAGGCCAAGGCCTCTGAAAACTATGTGAACTCGCGTTCGGAAGGTTACACCAATATGGTGGACCTTGGTTCTCTTGTGCGGCGGCTGAAAACGGCCTTGCCCGAATTTGCTCCGTATTTTCTGGATGCTCTGGGCGAAGCGGTGGTCTATACGGTTCATGGCCCCTACCGGTCGCCCTCCGGGCTGTCCTGCTACTATCCGTTTGACGGCGGCAAGGCTGGTTTTTCCAGCATGATGCGGGCGGGCAACATCACCACCTTTCTGGTCCTGAGCGGGCTTCAGTTGGGTTTTCTGGATACGGACAGCGCCGTAAAACACCTTGAACGCATCTCTGCTGATATCTCTGCCGCCCTTGAACGGGAAGAAAACATCCCTGAAGGAACATCTGCTCCTGCTGCACCAACGCCTCTGCCCGCGCCCCAGACGCAGGGGAGCGCACAATCCTTGTGGGCGCCCTTGCAATCGGGCTTGTCAGCCATCCTTGGCGGGCAGCGTGCTGATGGTCAATCCCCAGGCAGCGTTGCGGCTTTGCTGGGGCAGGCGGCCAGCGCCGTGGTGGCATCGGTGGCTCCCCTGAAGCCGCTGGATATCACCGCGCTTGAGGATTTTGAGGTAACAGTCGGCGATGGCGGCGAGGCGCTGCTCAATCTTGGCACAGAGCGTGTCAAATTTCTGGATAGCGTGCAGTTTTACCTTGCCTACTACAGCATCGAAGACAACCTGATCATGCTGCTGGGCAAGGATGCAGATATGGAAGCTGACTGGACCGCAGGTGTGTTCAAGGATAATTTTCAGGGAAGGTGGGCAGCTCTGGACGACCACCTGGTGTTCCTTGAGATCACGCATCAGGATGACGGGGTAAACCACTATGTTGTGCCTATCAAACTGAACGGAGTGCGCTGCAACCTTATTGTCGTCTATGATTTTGCGGAAAAGGAATACAAAATCCTTGGCGCGCGCCGTGTGCAAGAAGGCGAAATGACCGACAAGGCGCTTATCAGGCTTAAGGCTGGCGACAAGGTGACCACAATTCTTCTCGCCATGCAGATGGATGACGAAGATGGAGAGTTTCAGGAGGTGGAGGTAGATACCTTTACCCTTGGCAAAAAAGTTGTTTTTGCAGATACGGACATGGGCGATGGGCAGTTCATGTTCATGTTTGAAATGACAGATGTGCAGAACAATGCCGCCACATCGCAAATCGTCACCATTGAAGTAAAGGATGGTGTAGCCGTTTACAGCAACTGA
- a CDS encoding sel1 repeat family protein: MDPMRKALGWRTEQTVHSPECSAKSCNSLEQVYEHAQRGDAESQLWLARQYESGSCGLCKDDPLAVVWFKKAAEAGRAEAQFALGIRCFLGLGVPQNLEQAASLLHKAAQQGHAEAQYRLAGCLEDGLGVSADKAAAVYWYSMSAALGYPQAQNMLGILCSKGVGVPRDAHAAASWFMRAAAQGYATAQYNLARSYETGDGLDKNREKALYWYGKAARQGDADAQARLDAF; the protein is encoded by the coding sequence ATGGATCCAATGCGAAAAGCCCTTGGCTGGAGAACGGAGCAAACCGTCCACTCTCCAGAATGCTCCGCCAAATCGTGCAACAGCCTGGAGCAGGTCTATGAGCATGCGCAGCGCGGTGATGCCGAGTCCCAGCTCTGGCTTGCCCGGCAGTATGAGAGTGGCTCGTGCGGCCTGTGCAAGGATGACCCTCTGGCTGTGGTCTGGTTTAAAAAAGCGGCGGAAGCAGGCCGGGCAGAAGCGCAGTTTGCGCTGGGGATACGTTGTTTTTTGGGGCTTGGCGTTCCGCAGAATCTTGAACAGGCGGCGTCCCTGTTGCACAAGGCCGCGCAACAGGGGCATGCCGAAGCTCAATACAGACTTGCAGGCTGTCTTGAGGATGGCTTGGGGGTAAGCGCAGACAAGGCCGCAGCCGTGTATTGGTACAGTATGTCTGCCGCACTTGGTTACCCCCAGGCGCAAAACATGCTCGGCATTCTTTGCAGTAAGGGCGTAGGCGTGCCCCGTGATGCGCATGCCGCCGCCAGCTGGTTTATGCGGGCGGCGGCACAGGGGTATGCAACCGCCCAGTATAACCTTGCGCGCAGCTACGAGACCGGGGATGGCCTGGACAAGAACAGGGAAAAAGCCCTTTACTGGTATGGCAAGGCCGCCAGACAGGGTGATGCTGACGCGCAGGCCCGTCTTGATGCCTTTTGA
- a CDS encoding helix-turn-helix transcriptional regulator, which yields MESGKKGLPVISGMGIASLLAAQFVVFLEGRGLGIVSFSLQNAVAGFCGGIILGGLLFSTWLPKRFGAPCAVALTLMGALLWTGGIFQNNAIYSYGACFWGGTVLPPLLKNFFARSSSPGFHLGIAFAIGDFFWLFLYIFPLSDESLQWLMLCLQFVSGCMAAICLFKAQPTTEGLEIVRKSDRLTVISLRYLTAIAFIFFLLNAFVDITFYRIHSQAFPIPAQVHLYTWLAYPLVGVLIDKYGTDMRLLLICIGGVILSPTLVVITEGTVIYWIIYVIDLACRGIAQLYFLLVFAQIGRHSPRRGLISAIPYLVMLMAFLCVYRFVEHFPGTVPVAFWCLFLTTAFSYVSSRIQYALTLTGVSKTPTADSEDKTEHKAFTPQESHKNERCRADSIADFALKYGISLRERDVLCLILEGCDTSAICDRLHISENTLKTHIRQILRKTETRNRNALLVLFFNEEHMEKEAETGLESF from the coding sequence ATGGAATCAGGCAAAAAGGGATTGCCAGTCATTTCCGGCATGGGCATTGCCAGCCTGCTGGCAGCCCAATTTGTAGTTTTTCTGGAAGGCCGGGGACTTGGCATTGTATCTTTTTCCCTGCAAAACGCTGTTGCCGGATTTTGCGGCGGCATAATTCTGGGCGGACTGCTTTTTTCCACATGGCTTCCCAAACGGTTTGGCGCTCCGTGCGCAGTGGCCTTGACCCTGATGGGCGCGCTGCTGTGGACGGGCGGCATATTCCAGAACAATGCCATATACTCCTATGGAGCCTGCTTCTGGGGCGGGACGGTTCTGCCTCCGTTGCTCAAAAATTTTTTTGCGCGCAGTTCATCACCCGGCTTTCATCTGGGCATTGCCTTTGCTATTGGGGATTTTTTCTGGCTTTTTTTATACATCTTTCCCCTTTCAGATGAATCACTGCAATGGCTCATGCTGTGCCTTCAGTTCGTGAGCGGCTGCATGGCGGCAATTTGCCTGTTCAAAGCGCAACCGACAACAGAAGGATTGGAAATTGTACGCAAGTCAGACAGGCTGACAGTAATTTCACTCAGATATCTGACTGCCATCGCCTTTATATTTTTTCTGTTAAATGCCTTTGTGGACATTACCTTTTACAGGATTCACAGTCAGGCTTTTCCCATCCCCGCTCAGGTACACCTGTATACGTGGCTGGCCTATCCCCTTGTTGGCGTGCTGATTGACAAGTACGGAACAGATATGCGCCTGTTGCTCATCTGCATTGGCGGGGTAATTTTATCCCCAACTCTTGTGGTCATCACAGAGGGAACAGTCATCTACTGGATCATTTATGTGATTGACCTTGCGTGCCGTGGTATTGCGCAATTGTACTTTCTGCTAGTTTTCGCTCAGATCGGCAGGCACTCTCCCCGGCGCGGCCTGATTTCTGCCATTCCTTACCTCGTAATGCTTATGGCTTTCTTGTGCGTATACCGTTTTGTGGAGCACTTTCCTGGTACAGTGCCGGTTGCATTCTGGTGCCTTTTTCTCACTACGGCCTTCAGCTATGTGAGCTCCCGCATCCAGTACGCCCTCACGCTTACCGGGGTATCAAAAACACCCACTGCGGACAGCGAAGACAAAACAGAGCACAAAGCCTTCACCCCGCAGGAGTCACACAAAAACGAGCGCTGCCGGGCAGACAGCATAGCTGATTTTGCCCTGAAATACGGTATTTCTTTGCGAGAGCGGGATGTTTTGTGTCTGATTCTGGAGGGGTGCGATACGTCTGCCATTTGCGATCGGCTGCATATTTCTGAAAACACGCTTAAAACCCACATCCGGCAAATACTGCGCAAGACGGAAACACGAAACAGAAACGCTCTGCTGGTACTCTTTTTCAATGAAGAACATATGGAAAAAGAAGCAGAAACGGGCCTTGAGAGTTTTTAG
- a CDS encoding sigma-54 dependent transcriptional regulator encodes MSNCILVVDDDDAHRGMLRTMLRSWGYAVEEATDGDEAVPLVREKSFDAVLTDVRMARMDGIHALKNILEYNPALPVVLMTAYSSVETAVEALRLGAYDYLVKPLDFEALRHTLEKAIEHSRLSVENRELRRQLSDAASRPGILGRSASIRAMQEIIATVAPTEATVLISGESGTGKELVARALHCASARADKPLVTVNCAALAENLLESELFGHEKGSFTGADRRREGRFAQANGGTLFLDEIGEMPLTLQSKLLRALQQGEVQRVGADAAITVDVRILAATNRDLREEVAQKRFREDLYFRLNVICIEVPPLRDRAEDIPVLAAHFLERFASRNRKSVRGFSPQALACMLRYGWPGNVRELENAVERAVILCNGDLITERELPSVVTGPALPDERQPEVDASLAGLPLDAVERRAIEETLRQTGDNKSEAARQLGITRATLHNKLRKYGLE; translated from the coding sequence GTGAGCAACTGCATACTGGTTGTAGACGATGACGATGCCCACCGCGGCATGCTGCGCACCATGTTGCGTTCTTGGGGCTATGCTGTGGAAGAAGCCACGGACGGCGACGAGGCCGTTCCCCTGGTGCGCGAAAAATCCTTTGACGCCGTGCTGACTGACGTGCGCATGGCGCGCATGGACGGCATCCACGCGCTCAAGAATATTCTTGAATATAATCCCGCTCTGCCCGTGGTGCTCATGACGGCCTACTCCTCAGTGGAAACAGCCGTGGAGGCCCTGCGCCTCGGCGCATACGACTATCTGGTCAAGCCGCTGGATTTTGAGGCTCTCAGGCATACGCTTGAAAAAGCCATCGAGCATTCGCGCCTCAGCGTGGAAAACCGCGAGCTGCGCCGTCAGCTCAGCGATGCCGCCTCACGCCCCGGCATCCTTGGCCGCAGCGCCTCCATACGCGCCATGCAGGAAATTATCGCCACTGTTGCTCCAACCGAGGCCACAGTGCTTATTTCCGGTGAATCCGGCACCGGTAAGGAACTGGTGGCCCGCGCCCTGCACTGCGCCAGCGCCAGAGCGGACAAACCGCTTGTAACGGTAAACTGCGCGGCTCTGGCCGAAAACCTGCTGGAATCCGAGCTGTTCGGGCACGAAAAGGGCTCGTTCACCGGCGCGGATCGCCGCCGCGAGGGGCGCTTTGCCCAAGCCAACGGCGGCACGCTTTTTCTGGACGAAATCGGCGAGATGCCCCTTACCCTTCAGTCAAAGCTGTTGCGCGCCTTGCAGCAGGGCGAGGTGCAACGCGTGGGGGCCGATGCCGCAATAACTGTGGATGTGCGCATACTGGCGGCCACCAACCGCGACCTGCGCGAAGAAGTGGCCCAAAAGCGTTTTCGCGAGGATCTCTACTTTCGCCTCAACGTCATCTGTATTGAAGTGCCGCCCCTGCGCGACCGCGCCGAGGATATCCCCGTGCTCGCCGCGCATTTTCTGGAACGTTTCGCCAGCCGCAACCGCAAAAGCGTACGCGGATTTTCGCCGCAGGCGCTGGCCTGCATGCTGCGCTATGGCTGGCCCGGCAATGTGCGCGAACTGGAAAACGCCGTGGAACGCGCCGTGATACTCTGCAACGGCGACCTTATCACCGAACGCGAACTGCCCTCTGTGGTCACTGGCCCTGCCCTGCCCGACGAGCGCCAGCCCGAGGTGGACGCCTCCCTGGCAGGCCTGCCCCTTGATGCCGTGGAACGCCGCGCCATCGAGGAAACCCTGCGCCAGACAGGCGACAACAAGAGCGAGGCGGCCCGGCAGTTGGGAATTACGAGGGCTACCCTGCATAACAAGCTCCGCAAGTACGGCCTGGAGTGA
- the zraS gene encoding two-component system sensor histidine kinase ZraS: MNVENSTAEKNGQEAAQPGATANPTSPASSTDKSRTAQAAAVGAHTPLGLLLGGAAVVLALMVTLLTLISIDRSEAAMARLLAEKGSSLIIAFESILRSGMRSEAGVRLQVLLEEMGESPGIVFVAVTMPDGTIVAHSNPARLGEILQVGSHEADEATMRDLAPDMLPHWGIMRMEGRRVFAVYRQFSPGIRDLPRGFPLPVIFLGLDLSPFEITRSQNRDYVAMLAAVTLLVGLACLVALYYAERARESRQRQRMAEGKVRRLEEEVRRKEKLAAVGNLAAGVAHEIRNPLSSIKGYATYFGQRFPEGSEDREAANVMVHEVDRLNRVIMDLIGLSRPSDVSPHPADLKLVVDHVTRLIHQDADKRNVKIVCRSPRRVPLALADPERMGQALLNLCLNALDAMPEGGQLTLAIVERKGRVCLMVRDNGTGIEASQLPHIFDPYYTTKGQGTGLGLAMVHKIVEAHDGEISVTSRPAQTARRGETTFRIWLPRAAEGAVAQDNRKK, from the coding sequence ATGAACGTGGAAAACAGCACGGCTGAAAAAAACGGGCAGGAAGCTGCGCAACCGGGCGCAACAGCAAACCCCACAAGCCCCGCAAGCTCCACAGATAAGTCGCGGACAGCGCAGGCCGCTGCTGTTGGCGCGCATACGCCGCTCGGCCTGCTGCTGGGCGGGGCCGCCGTTGTGCTGGCCCTCATGGTGACGCTGCTGACCCTTATTTCCATTGACCGCAGCGAGGCAGCCATGGCCCGTCTGCTGGCGGAAAAGGGTTCATCGCTGATCATTGCCTTTGAGAGCATTCTGCGTTCGGGCATGCGCAGCGAGGCTGGCGTCCGCCTTCAGGTGCTGCTGGAAGAAATGGGTGAAAGCCCCGGCATTGTTTTCGTGGCCGTGACCATGCCTGACGGCACCATTGTGGCGCACAGCAACCCTGCCCGCCTTGGCGAAATTTTGCAGGTGGGATCGCACGAAGCCGATGAGGCAACCATGCGCGATCTTGCCCCCGACATGTTGCCCCACTGGGGCATCATGCGCATGGAGGGGCGGCGCGTGTTTGCCGTGTACAGGCAATTTTCGCCGGGTATACGCGATCTGCCAAGGGGTTTCCCGCTGCCGGTGATTTTTCTCGGTCTTGATCTTTCGCCCTTTGAAATAACGCGCAGCCAGAACCGGGACTACGTGGCCATGTTGGCCGCTGTGACCCTGCTGGTGGGGCTGGCCTGCCTGGTGGCCCTGTACTATGCCGAGCGGGCACGGGAGTCGCGTCAGCGTCAGCGCATGGCCGAGGGCAAGGTGCGCCGGCTTGAAGAAGAAGTGCGCCGCAAGGAAAAACTGGCCGCTGTGGGCAATCTGGCCGCAGGCGTTGCACACGAAATCCGCAATCCTCTCAGCTCCATCAAGGGGTACGCCACCTACTTCGGCCAGCGCTTTCCCGAAGGCAGCGAAGACCGCGAGGCCGCCAATGTTATGGTGCATGAGGTTGACCGACTCAATCGCGTAATTATGGATCTCATAGGGCTTTCGCGTCCCAGCGATGTGAGCCCGCACCCGGCGGATCTCAAGCTTGTGGTGGATCACGTGACGCGCCTCATCCATCAGGATGCGGACAAACGCAATGTCAAGATTGTCTGCCGTTCGCCCCGGCGGGTGCCGCTGGCCCTGGCCGACCCAGAACGCATGGGGCAGGCCCTGTTGAACCTCTGCCTCAATGCTCTGGACGCCATGCCCGAAGGCGGGCAGCTCACGCTTGCCATTGTGGAGCGCAAGGGGCGCGTGTGCCTTATGGTGCGCGATAATGGCACCGGCATTGAGGCCAGCCAGCTGCCGCATATTTTTGACCCCTACTATACCACCAAGGGGCAGGGCACGGGGCTGGGGCTTGCCATGGTGCACAAGATTGTGGAAGCACACGACGGCGAAATCAGCGTTACCTCGCGCCCCGCGCAAACTGCGCGCCGTGGGGAAACCACGTTCCGCATCTGGCTGCCCCGCGCGGCAGAAGGCGCAGTAGCGCAGGACAACCGCAAAAAATAA